In Schistocerca nitens isolate TAMUIC-IGC-003100 chromosome 10, iqSchNite1.1, whole genome shotgun sequence, a single window of DNA contains:
- the LOC126210546 gene encoding keratin, type II cytoskeletal 5-like yields MRTVLVCLLAVVALVAAETQQPAADSAAQSSATKEKRGILGLGSYGGYGLGSYGGYGGGYGYGGGLGYGGGLGYGGGIGYGGGLGLGGGIGGGAVAVTTVSQPVPVPVPVPRPVTVTRPVPVPVPQPYPVSVPRPVPVPHPVPVPVSVPRPYPVAVPRPVPVKVPHPVPVSVPQPVPVTVPQPVPVPVPQPVPVSVPQPVVVPVATPVVAVGSGLGGGYGGGLGGGYGGGLGGGYGGGLSLGGGYGGGLYSGRYGGSIGYGGGYGYGGGYGGSYGGLSSGYGYGHSNH; encoded by the exons GTGTGCCTGCTGGCGGTGGTGGCGCTGGTGGCAGCGGAGACCCAGCAACCTGCCGCTGACAGTGCCGCGCAGTCGTCGGCGACCAAAGAGAAGCGCGGCATCCTGGGACTGGGTAGCTACGGGGGCTACGGCCTCGGCAGCTACGGAGGCTACGGAGGCGGGTACGGCTACGGAGGCGGTCTGGGCTACGGAGGCGGTCTGGGTTACGGAGGTGGTATCGGCTACGGAGGCGGTCTCG GCCTGGGAGGAGGCATCGGCGGCGGTGCCGTCGCGGTGACCACCGTCAGCCAGCCGGTCCCCGTGCCCGTCCCCGTGCCCCGGCCGGTCACCGTCACGCGTCCGGTACCCGTGCCCGTGCCCCAGCCGTACCCCGTCTCGGTGCCCCGACCCGTCCCGGTGCCCCACCCCGTGCCCGTCCCGGTATCCGTGCCCCGCCCCTACCCGGTAGCCGTCCCGCGTCCCGTACCCGTCAAGGTGCCCCACCCCGTGCCCGTCTCGGTGCCCCAGCCCGTGCCCGTGACCGTGCCCCAGCCCGTCCCCGTGCCCGTTCCCCAGCCCGTCCCGGTCAGTGTGCCTCAGCCCGTTGTCGTCCCGGTCGCCACCCCTGTCGTCGCTGTAGGTAGCGGCCTGGGAGGAGGATACGGTGGCGGCCTCGGAGGAGGCTACGGCGGCGGACTGGGAGGCGGTTACGGAGGCGGCCTGTCCCTCGGCGGAGGATACGGAGGCGGTCTGTACAGCGGGAGGTACGGGGGCTCCATCGGATACGGCGGAGGCTACGGGTACGGCGGAGGCTACGGCGGCAGCTACGGTGGTCTCAGTTCTGGATACGGATACGGCCACAGTAACCACTAG